Proteins encoded in a region of the Micropterus dolomieu isolate WLL.071019.BEF.003 ecotype Adirondacks linkage group LG09, ASM2129224v1, whole genome shotgun sequence genome:
- the trappc3 gene encoding trafficking protein particle complex subunit 3 isoform X1, with translation MKQHAKRRIAEERLVRQLTKELHQASIKETKKYRKIDDFLQNKNSELFTLTYGALVTQLCKDYENDEEVNKQLDKMGYNIGVRLIEDFLARSSIGRCQDFRETADVIAKVAFKMYLGVTPSVTNWSPAGDEFSLILENNPLVDFVELPDNHSTLIYSNLLCGVLRGALEMVQMAVDVRFAQDTLRGDNVTEIRMKFIKRIEENLPAGDE, from the exons ATGAAACAACATGCCAAGAGGAGAATAGCCGAGGAAAGGTTGGTGAGACAGCTGACTAAAGAGCTACATCAAGCTAGCATTAAGGAAACAAAGAAATACAGGAAAATAGATGACtttcttcaaaataaa AACTCTGAGCTGTTCACTCTGACTTACGGGGCCCTGGTCACCCAGCTTTGTAAAGACTACGAGAATGACGAGGAAGTCAATAAACAACTGGACAAGAT GGGTTATAACATCGGCGTGCGTCTGATCGAGGACTTCCTGGCACGCTCCAGTATCGGCAGGTGTCAGGATTTCCGAGAAACAGCTGATGTCATTGCTAAG GTTGCATTCAAGATGTACCTGGGAGTCACCCCCAGTGTGACCAACTGGAGCCCGGCAGGGGATGAATTCTCCCTCATCCTTGAGAACAACCCGTTGGTAGACTTTGTGGAGCTGCCGGATAACCACAGCACGCTGATCTACTCCAACCTGCTGTGTGGGGTCCTCAGAGGAGCCCTGGAAATG GTCCAGATGGCTGTGGATGTGAGATTTGCTCAGGACACTCTGCGGGGGGACAATGTGACAGAAATACGTATGAAGTTTATCAAGAGGATCGAAGAAAATCTCCCAGCAGGAGACGAGTGA
- the trappc3 gene encoding trafficking protein particle complex subunit 3 isoform X2: protein MSRQSNRPTDSKKMNSELFTLTYGALVTQLCKDYENDEEVNKQLDKMGYNIGVRLIEDFLARSSIGRCQDFRETADVIAKVAFKMYLGVTPSVTNWSPAGDEFSLILENNPLVDFVELPDNHSTLIYSNLLCGVLRGALEMVQMAVDVRFAQDTLRGDNVTEIRMKFIKRIEENLPAGDE from the exons ATGTCCAGGCAATCCAACCGACCAACAGACAGCAAGAAGATG AACTCTGAGCTGTTCACTCTGACTTACGGGGCCCTGGTCACCCAGCTTTGTAAAGACTACGAGAATGACGAGGAAGTCAATAAACAACTGGACAAGAT GGGTTATAACATCGGCGTGCGTCTGATCGAGGACTTCCTGGCACGCTCCAGTATCGGCAGGTGTCAGGATTTCCGAGAAACAGCTGATGTCATTGCTAAG GTTGCATTCAAGATGTACCTGGGAGTCACCCCCAGTGTGACCAACTGGAGCCCGGCAGGGGATGAATTCTCCCTCATCCTTGAGAACAACCCGTTGGTAGACTTTGTGGAGCTGCCGGATAACCACAGCACGCTGATCTACTCCAACCTGCTGTGTGGGGTCCTCAGAGGAGCCCTGGAAATG GTCCAGATGGCTGTGGATGTGAGATTTGCTCAGGACACTCTGCGGGGGGACAATGTGACAGAAATACGTATGAAGTTTATCAAGAGGATCGAAGAAAATCTCCCAGCAGGAGACGAGTGA
- the trappc3 gene encoding trafficking protein particle complex subunit 3 isoform X3: MGYNIGVRLIEDFLARSSIGRCQDFRETADVIAKVAFKMYLGVTPSVTNWSPAGDEFSLILENNPLVDFVELPDNHSTLIYSNLLCGVLRGALEMVQMAVDVRFAQDTLRGDNVTEIRMKFIKRIEENLPAGDE; this comes from the exons AT GGGTTATAACATCGGCGTGCGTCTGATCGAGGACTTCCTGGCACGCTCCAGTATCGGCAGGTGTCAGGATTTCCGAGAAACAGCTGATGTCATTGCTAAG GTTGCATTCAAGATGTACCTGGGAGTCACCCCCAGTGTGACCAACTGGAGCCCGGCAGGGGATGAATTCTCCCTCATCCTTGAGAACAACCCGTTGGTAGACTTTGTGGAGCTGCCGGATAACCACAGCACGCTGATCTACTCCAACCTGCTGTGTGGGGTCCTCAGAGGAGCCCTGGAAATG GTCCAGATGGCTGTGGATGTGAGATTTGCTCAGGACACTCTGCGGGGGGACAATGTGACAGAAATACGTATGAAGTTTATCAAGAGGATCGAAGAAAATCTCCCAGCAGGAGACGAGTGA